Proteins found in one Gordonia sp. PDNC005 genomic segment:
- a CDS encoding ABC transporter substrate-binding protein, producing the protein MKNSTRAAVAVLAVATALPLAACAGDDAESDVLRYGLSSAPSCADPAQSSTNQTVNVSRQVVDSLVDQNRDTGELTPWLAERFAASPDGRSFTFTLRDDVTFSDGTPLTSDVVKKNFDALTSDESTSTRTLQASGFLLGYERTDTPDKRTAIVRFAEPNVQFLQAAATTQLGILAPSTVAASFDDRCTASTVIGSGPYTYSGWEQDRSATLTRRDDYRWTPDTGLAEQARYRTVEFSVVPESGVRAGSITSGQLDATADPQPQDRSAIEASGAVLTSRPNPGLPYVFQSNVSRGVLADAAVRRAVTTALDRKELVDTVLGDSFKPATSALASTTPGYRTDPAIRLDRAESARVLDAAGWRSSGGGTRTKDGKKLAFDVIYSPEFYGNKPILELVQRQLAAVGIDLTITALSNDDFLSRRKAGDFDAVYYNVTRADPDILRSRLGFEGTNYSRRGFDPRIDPLLTQQAGVADRAERLRLVDTLQTRLIEAGYAIPVVELSQVAAVAPGFGGIGFDASGVLRLQYPDTDS; encoded by the coding sequence ATGAAGAACAGCACCCGTGCGGCGGTCGCCGTGCTCGCCGTCGCCACCGCGCTGCCGCTCGCGGCCTGCGCGGGAGACGACGCGGAGTCCGATGTCCTGCGCTACGGACTGTCGTCTGCGCCGAGCTGCGCCGACCCGGCACAGTCGAGCACCAACCAGACTGTCAACGTGTCCCGTCAGGTGGTCGACTCGCTCGTCGACCAGAACCGGGACACCGGTGAACTCACACCGTGGCTCGCAGAACGGTTCGCGGCGTCGCCGGACGGCCGCAGTTTCACGTTCACTCTCCGAGACGACGTGACCTTCAGTGACGGGACGCCGCTCACGTCGGACGTGGTGAAGAAGAACTTCGACGCGCTCACCTCCGACGAGTCGACGTCCACCCGAACTCTGCAGGCGTCGGGCTTCCTGCTCGGATACGAGCGGACCGACACGCCGGACAAGCGAACGGCGATCGTCCGATTCGCCGAACCCAACGTGCAGTTCCTGCAGGCCGCGGCCACAACGCAGCTCGGAATCCTCGCGCCGTCGACGGTCGCCGCCTCGTTCGACGACAGGTGCACGGCGAGCACGGTGATCGGTAGCGGGCCGTACACCTACAGCGGGTGGGAGCAGGACCGATCGGCGACGCTCACCAGGCGAGACGACTACCGGTGGACCCCGGACACCGGGCTCGCAGAACAGGCGCGATACCGCACTGTCGAGTTCAGCGTTGTGCCCGAGTCCGGGGTCCGCGCAGGCAGCATCACGTCCGGTCAGTTGGACGCGACCGCCGATCCTCAGCCTCAGGACCGAAGCGCGATCGAAGCGTCCGGCGCCGTGCTGACCTCACGTCCCAACCCGGGACTCCCGTACGTCTTCCAGTCGAACGTGTCGCGCGGTGTCCTCGCCGACGCGGCGGTCCGGCGTGCCGTGACCACGGCACTCGACCGGAAGGAACTGGTCGACACCGTCCTCGGGGACTCGTTCAAACCTGCAACGAGCGCCCTCGCGTCGACCACTCCCGGGTACCGAACCGACCCCGCGATCCGGCTCGACCGCGCCGAGTCCGCTCGGGTGCTCGACGCCGCGGGCTGGCGCTCGTCCGGCGGTGGGACACGGACGAAGGACGGAAAGAAGCTGGCCTTCGACGTCATCTACTCGCCGGAGTTCTACGGCAACAAGCCGATCCTCGAGCTCGTCCAGCGCCAGTTGGCGGCCGTCGGCATCGACCTGACGATCACGGCGCTGTCGAACGACGACTTCCTCTCCAGGCGTAAGGCGGGCGACTTCGACGCCGTGTACTACAACGTCACGCGCGCCGACCCGGACATCCTCCGGTCACGACTGGGCTTCGAGGGGACGAACTACTCTCGTCGAGGATTCGACCCGCGGATCGATCCACTGCTGACACAACAGGCCGGGGTCGCCGACAGGGCGGAACGCCTGCGTCTCGTCGACACTCTTCAGACACGGCTGATCGAAGCCGGGTACGCGATTCCGGTCGTCGAGCTGTCGCAGGTGGCCGCGGTCGCTCCAGGTTTCGGCGGGATCGGTTTCGACGCGTCCGGCGTTCTGCGCCTGCAGTACCCAGACACGGACTCATGA
- a CDS encoding acyl-CoA dehydrogenase, whose protein sequence is MGHYKSNLRDLHFNLFEMYELDKVLETGAFGDLDHETAVDMLREVKALSEGVIADSFVDADRNPPVFDPTDHSVTIPESFKKSYNALIEAGWDKVGVDEELGGLPAPRSLYWAIGEMILGANPPVFMYAAGSGFSNIFYDNGTDEQKKWAAICSERGWGATMVLTEPDAGSDVGAGTTKATLQEDGTWHIEGVKRFITSADQDMTENIFHLVLARPEGAGPGTKGLSLFFVPKFHFDHETGELQDRNGAFVTNVEHKMGIKASATCEVSFGLHGTPAKGWLVGEVHSGIAQMFDVIEHARMMVGTKAISTLSTGYLNALEYAKERVQGADLTQMMDKAAPRVTITHHPDVRRALLTQKSYAEGLRAVYLYTASHQDPEAAAIVSGADPELAHKVNDLLLPIVKGVGSERAYEKLTESLQTLGGSGFLQDYPIEQYIRDSKIDSLYEGTTAIQAQDFFFRKIIRDKGQALAHVAGQIQQFIENGEGFDDERALLKTALEDVQGMAAKLTGWLMAAQEDPKQLYLVGTASVRFLMSVGDLVIGWLLLRQAVVAAAALANGASGDDVAFYQGKIASATFFAKNMLPQLTAVRHIVENNVDNDLMELDEAAF, encoded by the coding sequence ATGGGCCATTACAAGTCCAACCTTCGCGATCTCCACTTCAACCTCTTCGAGATGTACGAGCTCGACAAGGTTCTCGAGACGGGCGCCTTCGGCGACCTCGACCACGAGACCGCCGTCGACATGCTCCGCGAAGTGAAGGCCCTGTCGGAGGGCGTCATCGCCGACTCGTTCGTCGACGCTGACCGCAACCCGCCGGTCTTCGACCCGACCGATCACAGCGTGACCATCCCCGAGAGCTTCAAGAAGAGCTACAACGCTCTCATCGAAGCCGGCTGGGACAAGGTCGGCGTCGACGAGGAACTCGGCGGCCTGCCCGCACCGCGTTCGCTGTACTGGGCCATCGGCGAGATGATCCTCGGCGCCAACCCGCCGGTGTTCATGTACGCCGCGGGCTCGGGCTTCTCGAACATCTTCTACGACAACGGCACGGACGAGCAGAAGAAGTGGGCTGCGATCTGCTCCGAGCGCGGCTGGGGCGCCACCATGGTCCTCACCGAGCCCGACGCCGGTTCGGACGTGGGCGCGGGCACCACCAAGGCGACCCTGCAGGAAGACGGCACCTGGCACATCGAGGGCGTGAAGCGCTTCATCACCTCCGCCGACCAGGACATGACCGAGAACATCTTCCACCTCGTTCTGGCTCGCCCCGAGGGCGCCGGACCGGGCACCAAGGGTCTGTCGCTGTTCTTCGTTCCGAAGTTCCACTTCGATCACGAGACCGGCGAGCTGCAGGACCGCAACGGTGCATTCGTCACCAACGTCGAGCACAAGATGGGCATCAAGGCCTCGGCCACGTGTGAGGTCAGCTTCGGCCTGCACGGCACCCCGGCCAAGGGCTGGCTCGTCGGCGAGGTCCACTCGGGCATCGCGCAGATGTTCGACGTCATCGAGCACGCTCGCATGATGGTCGGCACCAAGGCCATCTCAACGCTGTCGACCGGCTACCTGAACGCTCTCGAGTACGCCAAGGAGCGCGTGCAGGGCGCCGACCTGACGCAGATGATGGACAAGGCCGCACCGCGTGTCACCATCACCCATCACCCCGATGTCCGTCGTGCGCTGCTCACGCAGAAGTCGTACGCCGAAGGTCTGCGCGCCGTGTACCTGTACACCGCGTCGCACCAGGACCCGGAGGCCGCCGCGATCGTGTCCGGCGCGGACCCCGAGCTGGCTCACAAGGTCAACGACCTCCTGCTCCCGATTGTCAAGGGTGTCGGCTCCGAGCGCGCGTACGAGAAGCTGACCGAGTCGCTGCAGACTCTCGGCGGATCGGGCTTCCTGCAGGACTACCCGATCGAGCAGTACATCCGCGACTCGAAGATCGACTCGCTGTACGAGGGCACCACCGCCATCCAGGCGCAGGACTTCTTCTTCCGCAAGATCATCCGCGACAAGGGCCAGGCGCTGGCGCACGTCGCAGGCCAGATCCAGCAGTTCATCGAGAACGGTGAGGGCTTCGACGACGAGCGCGCGCTGCTGAAGACGGCTCTCGAGGACGTGCAGGGCATGGCCGCCAAGCTCACCGGCTGGCTGATGGCCGCTCAGGAAGACCCGAAGCAGCTGTACCTCGTCGGTACCGCATCGGTCCGCTTCCTCATGTCGGTCGGCGACCTGGTCATCGGCTGGCTCCTGCTCCGCCAGGCGGTTGTCGCCGCTGCAGCTCTCGCGAACGGCGCCTCGGGCGACGACGTCGCCTTCTACCAGGGCAAGATCGCCTCGGCGACCTTCTTCGCGAAGAACATGCTGCCGCAGCTCACCGCTGTGCGCCACATCGTCGAGAACAACGTCGACAACGACCTCATGGAGCTCGACGAAGCAGCTTTCTGA
- a CDS encoding ABC transporter permease, with protein sequence MAVAAAVLLLAVLAAVAPGVLTSGDPLAVAPADRLQAPSLDHPFGTDQLGRDVLTRVVHGTGASLTAALAAVGVAIAGGLVIGVTTGYLGGWADRVGMRLVDVLLAVPALLLSMTVIAATGGGTLVLGVAVGIAGVAGASRVLRARTQQLRSVPFVEAATVSGWRRPTVITRHILPHLWPTAAAVASVEFGQAVLAVAALGFLGFGPPPPAPEWGAMVADGRAFLADSWWLTLAPAAVITAVVLAAYRLSRVIGGSRA encoded by the coding sequence GTGGCCGTGGCTGCCGCCGTCCTACTGCTCGCGGTGCTGGCTGCCGTCGCGCCCGGGGTCTTGACCAGTGGCGATCCGCTCGCAGTGGCTCCGGCAGACAGACTGCAGGCGCCGTCGTTGGACCACCCGTTCGGGACGGATCAGCTCGGTCGCGACGTGCTCACCCGAGTCGTGCACGGAACCGGTGCGTCATTGACGGCTGCGCTGGCAGCGGTCGGAGTCGCCATCGCCGGCGGTCTGGTCATCGGAGTGACGACGGGCTACCTCGGCGGGTGGGCGGACCGAGTCGGGATGCGACTGGTGGATGTACTCCTCGCGGTTCCCGCACTGCTGCTCTCGATGACTGTCATCGCGGCCACCGGGGGAGGCACCCTCGTACTGGGTGTCGCCGTCGGCATCGCCGGGGTGGCAGGGGCGTCCCGAGTGCTCCGGGCGCGTACCCAACAACTCCGATCGGTCCCGTTCGTCGAGGCCGCGACCGTCAGCGGTTGGCGACGGCCCACCGTCATCACGCGGCATATCCTGCCGCATCTGTGGCCGACGGCCGCGGCTGTCGCGTCCGTGGAGTTCGGGCAGGCGGTGCTCGCGGTGGCAGCCCTCGGATTCCTCGGTTTCGGACCTCCACCGCCGGCCCCCGAGTGGGGTGCGATGGTGGCCGACGGACGAGCGTTCCTCGCCGATTCGTGGTGGCTCACGCTGGCGCCCGCCGCAGTCATCACTGCGGTTGTTCTCGCCGCCTACCGGCTGTCGCGCGTGATCGGAGGGAGCCGTGCTTGA
- a CDS encoding ABC transporter permease has translation MIGKPASRVASRVAAGAAVVWAVFTLVFFVLRVLPGDPVSLAADADSGGAPPSPAALAALRAQYGLDRPLWQQYLSAVGDFVRGDWGTSVVTGRPVTTTLLDALPSTTVLAVSALALGGVAAFGLAFAATYRPNGIASRIVGQIPSVLVSLPTFAVGLVLIQVFAFGLGVLPGFGDRTPASAILPAVTLAVPIAGYLGQLMASGMREAAAQPYVDVARATGASDLSIHLRHVAPAAALPTLSALGVLVGSALAGAVVVETVFSRAGLGRLTQQAVAAHDGPVMLATVVVSAVVFVVVTAIVDVVGPLVDPRARSLS, from the coding sequence ATGATTGGGAAGCCCGCGAGTCGCGTCGCGTCGCGTGTGGCGGCTGGAGCCGCCGTTGTATGGGCCGTGTTCACTCTCGTCTTCTTCGTGTTGCGGGTGCTGCCCGGTGATCCGGTCTCTCTCGCCGCCGACGCCGACTCCGGCGGGGCGCCCCCGTCACCCGCCGCTCTCGCCGCGCTCCGTGCGCAGTACGGGCTCGACCGTCCGCTGTGGCAGCAGTACCTGTCGGCCGTCGGAGACTTCGTGCGAGGCGATTGGGGGACGTCGGTGGTGACGGGCCGCCCCGTCACCACAACACTGCTCGACGCGCTTCCGTCGACGACGGTTCTCGCAGTGTCCGCCTTGGCACTGGGAGGGGTCGCCGCGTTCGGTCTGGCGTTCGCCGCTACGTATCGACCGAACGGGATAGCTTCCCGCATCGTCGGCCAGATTCCGTCCGTGCTGGTGTCGCTGCCGACCTTTGCGGTAGGACTTGTCCTGATCCAGGTGTTCGCGTTCGGGCTCGGAGTCCTGCCGGGCTTCGGCGATCGGACGCCCGCGTCTGCGATCCTGCCGGCAGTGACGCTCGCCGTCCCGATCGCGGGCTATCTCGGACAACTCATGGCGTCGGGTATGCGGGAGGCCGCGGCCCAACCGTATGTCGACGTCGCACGGGCCACCGGAGCGTCCGATCTGAGCATCCACCTGCGGCATGTGGCACCCGCTGCCGCGTTGCCGACGCTGTCGGCGCTCGGCGTGCTGGTCGGGTCGGCTCTGGCGGGCGCTGTGGTGGTGGAGACGGTGTTCTCACGCGCTGGGCTCGGGCGTCTCACCCAGCAGGCCGTCGCGGCGCACGACGGGCCGGTGATGCTGGCGACCGTCGTGGTGTCGGCGGTGGTCTTCGTGGTGGTGACAGCGATCGTCGACGTCGTCGGTCCGCTCGTCGACCCGCGTGCCCGGAGCCTGTCGTGA
- a CDS encoding ABC transporter ATP-binding protein: MLEISGLDVTVGRTPVLVGVDLQVEPGETVAVVGASGSGKSTLARTVLGLHPAGVRVEARRLRQGDADLPAPGSKTWRTVRGRRIGYVPQDPGSSLNPVRRIGSQVRAALRSSGAADTDREAASRLTEVGLSSEFLKRYPHEVSGGQRQRVLIAMALAGRPGLIVADEPTSALDSDVADQVLDTLTAQVGRTSGLLLVTHDLTVVERRADRVVVLDGGRVVESSTPGVLVSTPSSAAGKALRAAIPGGRRPAPVPEPRKEVLSARSLSKRFGAVAALDAVDLTLHRGETVAVVGPSGSGKSTLARVLVGLTTPDSGAVDTRGRVQLVAQNPFTALDPRWTVRRIIAESLHPSLGLTSDQRADRVRDALDDVGLGRGFADRYPTELSGGQSQRVAIARAVAARPEIVVLDEAVSALDVVSQATVLDILARLQRDHGTAYVFVTHDRTVAADVAHRTVEVRRGVATEVNALLT, from the coding sequence GTGCTTGAGATATCCGGACTCGATGTGACCGTCGGACGGACGCCGGTACTCGTAGGCGTTGATCTCCAGGTGGAGCCTGGGGAGACCGTCGCCGTCGTCGGCGCGTCGGGGAGTGGCAAATCCACGCTCGCACGCACTGTCCTCGGCCTTCATCCTGCAGGCGTGCGTGTTGAGGCACGGCGGTTGCGTCAGGGCGACGCCGATCTGCCCGCTCCCGGGTCGAAGACGTGGCGGACGGTCCGAGGTCGCCGAATCGGCTACGTTCCACAAGATCCTGGAAGCTCGCTCAACCCGGTGCGTCGTATCGGTTCGCAGGTCAGGGCGGCGTTGCGGTCATCGGGAGCAGCCGACACAGACCGCGAGGCGGCGTCACGTCTCACCGAGGTCGGGTTGTCGTCGGAGTTCTTGAAGCGGTATCCCCACGAGGTGTCCGGCGGCCAGCGTCAGCGAGTCCTGATCGCGATGGCGCTCGCGGGACGACCGGGCCTGATCGTCGCGGACGAGCCCACCAGTGCGCTCGACTCCGACGTCGCCGACCAGGTGTTGGACACTCTGACAGCTCAGGTCGGACGGACCTCGGGTCTTCTCCTCGTGACGCACGATCTCACCGTCGTCGAACGTCGTGCGGACCGAGTCGTGGTACTCGACGGCGGCCGCGTGGTCGAGTCGTCGACGCCGGGTGTGTTGGTGTCGACGCCGTCGAGTGCGGCGGGCAAGGCGTTGCGAGCGGCGATCCCCGGGGGGCGTCGGCCCGCGCCGGTCCCGGAACCGCGGAAGGAGGTGCTGTCCGCGAGATCGCTCAGCAAGCGATTCGGGGCGGTGGCGGCGCTCGACGCCGTCGACCTGACACTCCATCGTGGTGAGACGGTCGCCGTCGTCGGCCCGTCCGGCTCGGGGAAGTCGACGCTCGCTCGGGTCCTCGTCGGCCTGACTACGCCGGATTCCGGCGCTGTCGACACACGAGGACGTGTGCAGCTCGTTGCACAGAACCCGTTCACCGCCCTCGATCCGAGATGGACCGTGCGGCGGATCATCGCCGAATCGTTGCATCCATCGCTGGGTCTCACTTCCGATCAACGCGCCGACCGCGTGCGTGACGCTCTCGACGACGTGGGACTCGGTCGGGGGTTCGCCGATCGGTACCCGACCGAACTGTCCGGCGGCCAGAGCCAGCGCGTGGCGATCGCTCGGGCGGTCGCCGCCCGTCCAGAGATCGTGGTGCTCGACGAGGCGGTGTCGGCGCTCGACGTGGTGTCGCAGGCGACCGTTCTCGATATCCTGGCGCGCCTGCAGCGTGATCACGGCACGGCCTACGTGTTCGTCACACACGACCGGACCGTCGCCGCCGACGTCGCTCACCGCACAGTCGAGGTCCGACGAGGAGTCGCGACGGAGGTGAACGCGCTCCTGACCTGA